The sequence CTCTGCTCCGCTGTCCTGCTCTCCTCCCTTGCATGTAATGGCAAGGGAGAGCTCGCCCAGGACACTGGCGCGGATGAGGCCCCCTCGGCGGAGACGCCGCCTGTCGTCCAGCCCAACCCAGGCACCTCCGGCGGAGGCCAGACGCCCACCACGCCCGAGAACCCCGACACCGGCACCGGCCCGCTTCCCGTGCCCGAGTTGCCCTCCAACCCCACGCCGACGCCGACGCCAACCCCCACGCCGACGCCGACTCCGACGCCGACTCCCACGCCGACTCCGACTCCCACGCCGACGCCCACTCCCACGCCGACGTTCACCCGCATCCTCTGGGTGGCCACCAGCGGCAGCGACACCGCGTCCGGCACGCAGGGCGCGCCGCTGCGCACGGTGACGAAGGCGCTGTCGCTGCTCAAGCCGGGCGAGGCCGTGTACCTCAAGTCCGGTACCTACGCGGAGCGCCTCAAGCTGGAGGAGAAGGGCGGCTCCGAGGCCTCGCCGCTCACCCTCATGGCCGCGCCCGGCGCCACGGTGACGCTGAAGCCCTCGGGCAGCGCGTCCGCGCTGGTGGATGTGCGCGGCGCGTACTGGGACATCGAGGACCTGACGCTCGACCTGGCGGGCGATGCCTCCTTCGCCGTGCTCTACCGGGGCGTGGGCTCGCACCACGGCGTGCTGCGCGGCTGCACGGTGAAGAACGGCACCGCGGGTGCGGGCGTCAACGTGGGCGAGAAGGCCTCCGACGTCCTCATCGAGAACAACGTCATCTCCAACTTCAGCCGCGGCACCGACGACAGTCACGGCGTCATCCTGCAGACCACGTCCAGGAACGTCGTGGTGCGCGGCAATGACATCCACCACAACTCCGGGGACGGCGTGCAGTGCATCGGCTCCGAGGGCGGCGCCACCATCGAGGGCACGCCCTTCGACAACCTCCTGGTGGAGGACAACGAGCTGCACGAGAACCGCGAGAATGGCGCGGACATCAAGACGTGCACCAACGTCATCCTGCGCGGCAACGTCATCTGGGGCCACAAGACGTCCACCACCTCGCGCGGCGAGGGCGTGGTGGTGCACCTGTCCGCGAAGAACGTCACGCTGGAGGACAACGTCTTCTACAGCAACGGCCGCGCCATCAGCATCGGCGGCAACCGCGTGAATGACCCGCCCACCAACATCACCATCCGCCGCAACCTCATTCGCGACGCGCTCGGTGGCAGCGAGGAGGGCAGCGGCATCCGTGTGGACACCTCCGTCAACGTGAAGGTGCAGCAGAACACCGTGTGGAACGCGCCGGGCCCGTGCCTCATCTTCGGCCACGGCGACACCGGGCCCAGCGCCACCCTCGACGTGCGCAACAACGTCTTCGCCGGCTGCGGCATCGCCGCGCGCGGCGGGCCGGACCGCACCAACACCGTGGTGGACTCCAACCTCTACTTCCGCTCCTCGGGCTCGGCCGTCTTCCGCCTCAATGGCGTGGACATGGACTTCACGGACTGGAAGGCGGGCAGCGGCCTGGACCGTCGCTCGCTGGAGAAGGCGCCGGCCTTCCTCAACATCGACACCGGGGACTTCCGCCTCGCGGCCACCTCGCCGGCCCGCAACGTGGGGGCCTCGCTGGGGCTGACGTACTGCGGAGCCGCCCCCGACCTGGGGGCATTCGAGTCGGACTGCCCCTGAGCCGGCGGGCCGTGTAGAGTGGGGCTCCCTCTCCCCTGGACCCCACTCCCCACGTGCCGTCCTCGCTGGAATTCGCCCTCGGCATCACCCTGGTGCCACCCGACTCGCAGGCGCGTGAGGCGCTCGCCGCCTCGGCCGCGCGTGCGGGATTGCGGGTGGTGGACGGCCTGGAAGAGGCCTCCCTCGCCCTGGTGGACCTGACTCTTCCCGGCAGTGGGCCCGCGCTTCGGGCCCTGCTCGAGGCCCCCCGCGGCTCCAGCCTCACCCTGGTGGTGCTGGTGGAGCCCGGCGAGCGGGGCTTCGCCGCCGCGCAGGCCCTCAAGCCCGCGGACATCCTCACCACGCCCGTGGCCACGCACGAATTGGCGTGGCGGCTCCAGTGCGCCGCCGCGCGCCACCTGGAGCGCGCGGAGCAGGAGCGCAGCCAGGAGGACCTGTCCCTCCTGCTGGAGCTCACGGCGGACTACGCCGAGACGTCGGACGTGGAGGCGCTGCTCCACGGCGTCACCCGCCGGCTGGCGGAGAAGCTGGCCATCGCCCGCGCCACGCTGGTGATGCTCGGCCGCAACGCCGACGAGGGCATCATCGTCGCCGCCAGCGACGACCCGACCCTCAAGGATTTGCGCATCGAGCTGTCTCGCTATCCCGAGATTCGCGAGGTGATGCGCACCGGCAAGCCGGTGGTGATGCAGGAGGCCTCCACGCACCCGCTGCTGGGCGACGTGGAGCGCCGGGCGGTGGCCGCGCGAGGCATCCACGCCATCGCCGCGCTGCCGCTGCCGGTGCGCGGCCAGGTGCGCGGCGTGCTGCTGGTGCGCGCGGCGGGCTCGCGGCGGATGTTCACGTCGCGGGAAATCGACTTCCTCACCACCGTGGCGCACGCGACGGCGGTGGCGCTGCGCAATGCGTCCGTCCTCCAGTCCGTGCGCGGGCAGACGGAGTTGGAGAAGACGGCGCGCCTCGCGGCCGAGGAGCAGGCGGCGTCCTTCAAGCCGTACCAGCTCTTCTTCGCGCACGTCAGTGAAGGCGTGGCCATCCTCGACGACAAGGCGAGCGTGTTGTCGCTCAACCCGTCGGGCGCGGCCATGCTGGACATCCCCGCGGTGGAGGCGCGCGGTCGTCATCTGCACCAGATTACGCAGCCGGTGGACGAGTGCGTGCTGATGGAGCTGGTGACGACGGCCGCTCGCGGCGACGCACGCTCCGGCGTGGACGTGGAGGTGTGCACCGCGGCGGGCCGGCGCCTGACGCTGTCCATGTCCGCCGCGCCCATGCGCGACGAGGACGCGGCCACCATCCTCTCCTTCCGGGACGTCACCGACGCGCGCAAGATGGAGTACGAGCTGCGCCAGACGAAGGACTTCCTGGAGCGGCTCATCGACTCGTCGGTGGACGCCATCATCGCGGCGGACCTGAAGGGGCGCATCATCCTCTTCAACAAGGGCGCGGAGGCCATGTGCGGCTACACCGCGCAGGAGGCGCTCGGCGGCCTCACCGTCCACAAGCTCTATCCGCCTGGCGGCGCCAAGCGCATCATGTCCATGCTCCGCAGCCCGGAGCACGGAGGCAAGGGGCGGCTGTCCCTCACGCGCGAGGAGCTGATGCACCAGTCCGGCGAGCGCGTGCCGGTGAACATGACGGCCTCCATCGTCTACGAGGGCGGCCGTGAGGTGTTCAGCGTGGGCATCTTCACGGACATGCGCGCGCGCATGCAGCTGGAGCGCAAGCTGTCGGACGTGGAGACGCGGCTGGAGGAGAGCGAGAAGAGCGCCGTCATCGTCGCGCTCGCCGGCACCGCCGCGCACGAGCTGAACCAGCCGCTCACGTCCGTGATGGGCTACGCGGAGCTGCTCAAGCGCAAGCTGAAGGAGGACGACTTCGCCTGGAAGCCGGTGGACATCATCTACCGCGAGGCGGAGCGCATGGCGGAAATCGTGCGGAAGATTGGCAAAATCACCCGCTACGAGACGAAGTCGTACATGGGCGCGCAGCAGATTCTCGACCTGGACAAGGCAAGCTCCCATGAAGACTGAGCCTCGCGTCGTGCGCATTCCCGGCCCCGCGGCCGAGTCCTTCCAGGCCTTCTTCGAGGCGCTCGACGCGCCCGCGGCCGTGTGTGACCCGGCCCTGCGGCTGGTGGCCGTCAACGACGCCTTCCGCCGCTTCTGTGACGAGCACCACGTCACGGTGGACGACGTGACGCGCGCGCTGGCGGACGCCTGCGTGCCCGCCGATGGCGCCACCTGCGACGTGGAGCTGCAGGCCGGGCTGGCGGGCGTGGTGATGACGCTGTCGCGCCGGGGCGACGTGGTGGCGGTGCGCGCGCGCAACGAGCCGGAGCTGGCGCGCAACCGGCTGGTGGTGGCGGAGAAGGCCCTGCTGGAGCAGGCGCGCACGGAGAGCGTGCTGCTGGATTTGGGCCGCAGCGTGGCCGAGTCCGGCGGCGAAGAGGAGCTGGTCGCGGCGGTGGCGCGCGGGGTGAAGGAGCTGTTCCCCGGCCGCTCCTTCTGCATCCGGATTACGGATGCTCGCACCGGTGGCCTGACGTCGCTCTACGCGGAAGGACGGCTGAAGGAGGGCGCGCACGAGCCGCTGGCGCTGCTTCAGCGCGCGGTGGACAAGACGAACCTGTCGCCCGCGTCGCTGCCCCAGGGCCGCGTGGCGGTGCTGTCCGAGGTGCCGCTCCTGTTCCAGGGCAGCACCCGGGGCGTGAGCGCGCCGCTGGTGGCGAGCGGGCAGCTCTTCGGCGCCATCAACATGGAGTACCCGGAGGGCTTCGACGCGGACATGCAGCACGATGAGCGCGTCCTCCTCCAACTCGCCAACCAGGTGGCGGTGGCGGTGAAGAACGCGAAGCTCATCGACGAGCTGACGTTCGTCCGCAAGTACCTGGAGGACCTGCTGGAGAAGGCCAACGCGCTCATCCTGGTGGCCAGCCGGGACAAGCAGGTGGTGGTCTTCAATCAGGCGCTCAGCGCGCTCACCGGCTTCCGCAAGGAGGACGTGCTGGGCAAGGACCTCTTCTGGCTGGTGCCGGAGAGCGAGCACCTGCGGGTGACGCAGGTGATTGCCGCCGCCATGCGCGGAGAGTCGGTGAACAGCTTCGAGACGCGCCTGCTGTCCCGCGACGGCGGCGAGGTGCGCGTGTCCTTCGCCACGTCCTCCATGCTCACGCAGCACGGTGAAGTCGAAGGCGTCATCGCCATCGGCCAGGACATCACCGTGGTGAAGGAATTGGAGAAGCGCATCATCCACGCGGAGAAGCTGGCCTCCATCGGCCAGCTCGCGGCCAGCGTGGTGCACGAAATCAACAACCCGATGACGGCTGTGGCCACGTACGCAGACGCGCTGCTCCAGCGCTCGCGGCTGACGCCGGGCGCGAATCCGGCGGACCAGGAGAAGCTGAAGAAGATTCTGGAGAGCAGCCACCGCATCCTCCGCTTCACGCGGGATTTGGTGAGCTACGCGCGGCCGGCGCAGGACAAGCCGGAGAAGGTGCAGCTCAACTCGGTGGTCGACATGGCGGTGGGCTTCTGCGAGCACGTGGTGGCGCAGGCGCGCGTCAGCGTGCACCGCGACTACTCGGAGCTGCCGCCGCTGTCCGCCGTGCGCGCCAACCTGGTGCAGGTGTTCGTCAACCTCATCACCAACGCGTGCCATGCGATGCAGCCGGGTGGCTCGGTGTACCTGGCCACGGGCCGCGACGGACAGGACGCGGTGGTGACGGTGCGTGACACGGGCACGGGCATCGAGTCCAAGCACCTGCAGCGCATCTTCGAGCCGTTCTTCACCACCAAGCCGGAGGGGAAGGGCACCGGTCTGGGGCTGTCCATCTGCCAGGGAATCGTCGAGAACCACGGTGGCCGGCTCACGGTGGAGAGCTCCGTGGGCTCGGGCACCACGTTCACCGTGCGGCTGCCTCTGTCGGTGGGGTGAGGCCGCGCGGCCCGGTGGTCTGGGCCGCGCGCCAGCAGTGACGAGCTCCAAGCCAGCCGAAGTGGGTTCCGTCAGGGGCGACCAACGCCGAGGCCGAGAAATCGGGCTTCGGCGCCGCTACCCCTGACCGGAATCCGTCGGGATGGCTTAGAAGTAGTGCTGCACGACGCCCGTCGCCGGGTCCTGAATCATGTAGCCC comes from Pyxidicoccus parkwaysis and encodes:
- a CDS encoding right-handed parallel beta-helix repeat-containing protein gives rise to the protein MRQRFPLIPALCSAVLLSSLACNGKGELAQDTGADEAPSAETPPVVQPNPGTSGGGQTPTTPENPDTGTGPLPVPELPSNPTPTPTPTPTPTPTPTPTPTPTPTPTPTPTPTPTFTRILWVATSGSDTASGTQGAPLRTVTKALSLLKPGEAVYLKSGTYAERLKLEEKGGSEASPLTLMAAPGATVTLKPSGSASALVDVRGAYWDIEDLTLDLAGDASFAVLYRGVGSHHGVLRGCTVKNGTAGAGVNVGEKASDVLIENNVISNFSRGTDDSHGVILQTTSRNVVVRGNDIHHNSGDGVQCIGSEGGATIEGTPFDNLLVEDNELHENRENGADIKTCTNVILRGNVIWGHKTSTTSRGEGVVVHLSAKNVTLEDNVFYSNGRAISIGGNRVNDPPTNITIRRNLIRDALGGSEEGSGIRVDTSVNVKVQQNTVWNAPGPCLIFGHGDTGPSATLDVRNNVFAGCGIAARGGPDRTNTVVDSNLYFRSSGSAVFRLNGVDMDFTDWKAGSGLDRRSLEKAPAFLNIDTGDFRLAATSPARNVGASLGLTYCGAAPDLGAFESDCP
- a CDS encoding ATP-binding protein, with product MKTEPRVVRIPGPAAESFQAFFEALDAPAAVCDPALRLVAVNDAFRRFCDEHHVTVDDVTRALADACVPADGATCDVELQAGLAGVVMTLSRRGDVVAVRARNEPELARNRLVVAEKALLEQARTESVLLDLGRSVAESGGEEELVAAVARGVKELFPGRSFCIRITDARTGGLTSLYAEGRLKEGAHEPLALLQRAVDKTNLSPASLPQGRVAVLSEVPLLFQGSTRGVSAPLVASGQLFGAINMEYPEGFDADMQHDERVLLQLANQVAVAVKNAKLIDELTFVRKYLEDLLEKANALILVASRDKQVVVFNQALSALTGFRKEDVLGKDLFWLVPESEHLRVTQVIAAAMRGESVNSFETRLLSRDGGEVRVSFATSSMLTQHGEVEGVIAIGQDITVVKELEKRIIHAEKLASIGQLAASVVHEINNPMTAVATYADALLQRSRLTPGANPADQEKLKKILESSHRILRFTRDLVSYARPAQDKPEKVQLNSVVDMAVGFCEHVVAQARVSVHRDYSELPPLSAVRANLVQVFVNLITNACHAMQPGGSVYLATGRDGQDAVVTVRDTGTGIESKHLQRIFEPFFTTKPEGKGTGLGLSICQGIVENHGGRLTVESSVGSGTTFTVRLPLSVG
- a CDS encoding PAS domain S-box protein translates to MPSSLEFALGITLVPPDSQAREALAASAARAGLRVVDGLEEASLALVDLTLPGSGPALRALLEAPRGSSLTLVVLVEPGERGFAAAQALKPADILTTPVATHELAWRLQCAAARHLERAEQERSQEDLSLLLELTADYAETSDVEALLHGVTRRLAEKLAIARATLVMLGRNADEGIIVAASDDPTLKDLRIELSRYPEIREVMRTGKPVVMQEASTHPLLGDVERRAVAARGIHAIAALPLPVRGQVRGVLLVRAAGSRRMFTSREIDFLTTVAHATAVALRNASVLQSVRGQTELEKTARLAAEEQAASFKPYQLFFAHVSEGVAILDDKASVLSLNPSGAAMLDIPAVEARGRHLHQITQPVDECVLMELVTTAARGDARSGVDVEVCTAAGRRLTLSMSAAPMRDEDAATILSFRDVTDARKMEYELRQTKDFLERLIDSSVDAIIAADLKGRIILFNKGAEAMCGYTAQEALGGLTVHKLYPPGGAKRIMSMLRSPEHGGKGRLSLTREELMHQSGERVPVNMTASIVYEGGREVFSVGIFTDMRARMQLERKLSDVETRLEESEKSAVIVALAGTAAHELNQPLTSVMGYAELLKRKLKEDDFAWKPVDIIYREAERMAEIVRKIGKITRYETKSYMGAQQILDLDKASSHED